A DNA window from Halorussus salinus contains the following coding sequences:
- a CDS encoding thiamine ABC transporter substrate-binding protein: MKRRTVLKRGGAVGIVGLAGCIGGGSGGQETTTDGTTTPAETTTEETATETTEETETTETTEQSLSGTLKVATYSSFVDAPSSSPGPWLKKEFEKRHPDVTVKYETPDNEVNYYIQQAAQGVDVDADVYVGLNVEHLIRIDEKLGQQALFAPMADQLSNYGHVKEGLKFDPQQRAIPYDTGYISLVYDGTEVEQPPTTFDDLLKSRYEGDLIVQNAKTSATGRAFLLWTINTLGEDQYLDYWTKLEENGVKLLGTWDEAYTAWENGEAPMVVSYSTDQVYANRYDQNMEKHQVGFLNEQGYANPEGMAKFADTDTPELAAAFMDFMLGQQAQGEIAVRNVQFPATDWADLPAEFEKYAKEPENPVTFTYDELQGNLDGWVDSWARQIAGGR, translated from the coding sequence ATGAAACGACGAACGGTGCTGAAACGCGGCGGGGCCGTCGGTATCGTCGGTCTCGCGGGCTGTATCGGCGGCGGGAGCGGCGGACAGGAGACGACGACCGACGGGACGACCACCCCGGCCGAGACCACCACTGAGGAGACCGCGACCGAGACCACCGAGGAGACCGAAACCACCGAGACGACCGAGCAATCGCTCAGCGGGACGCTGAAAGTCGCTACCTACAGTTCGTTCGTGGACGCGCCCAGTTCGTCGCCCGGCCCGTGGCTCAAGAAGGAGTTCGAGAAGCGCCACCCCGACGTGACCGTGAAGTACGAGACGCCCGACAACGAGGTCAACTACTACATCCAGCAGGCCGCGCAGGGCGTGGACGTAGACGCCGACGTGTACGTCGGCCTGAACGTGGAACACCTCATCCGCATCGACGAGAAGTTGGGCCAGCAGGCGCTGTTCGCGCCGATGGCCGACCAGTTGTCGAACTACGGCCACGTCAAGGAGGGCCTGAAGTTCGACCCACAGCAACGCGCGATTCCCTACGACACGGGCTACATCAGCCTCGTCTACGACGGCACCGAGGTAGAACAGCCCCCGACGACGTTCGACGACCTGCTGAAGAGTCGCTACGAGGGCGACCTCATCGTCCAGAACGCGAAGACGAGCGCGACCGGGCGGGCGTTCCTGCTGTGGACCATCAACACGCTGGGCGAAGACCAGTACCTCGACTACTGGACGAAACTGGAGGAGAACGGCGTCAAACTCCTCGGCACGTGGGACGAGGCCTACACCGCGTGGGAGAACGGCGAGGCCCCGATGGTCGTCTCCTACTCCACCGACCAAGTGTACGCCAACCGCTACGACCAGAACATGGAGAAACATCAGGTCGGCTTCCTCAACGAACAGGGGTACGCCAACCCCGAGGGGATGGCGAAGTTCGCCGACACCGACACGCCGGAACTCGCCGCGGCGTTCATGGACTTCATGCTCGGTCAGCAGGCACAAGGCGAAATCGCCGTGCGGAACGTCCAGTTCCCCGCGACCGACTGGGCCGACCTGCCCGCGGAGTTCGAGAAGTACGCCAAGGAACCCGAGAACCCCGTGACGTTCACCTACGACGAGCTACAGGGCAACCTCGACGGCTGGGTGGACTCGTGGGCGCGCCAGATAGCGGGCGGCCGATAG
- a CDS encoding ABC transporter permease has product MTREEAGAEDGSASVRPSARRERAGPTRWLERHAIGLLGAATVVVLAVVFYYPVLTVFADAVRVGGEWTGEVVGEVLTDPFYFGLLAPIFGGEFGAVGEVAAESPLGLFGFTAYQALLSTVASVALGLPGAYVLSRYEFPGRRTLRSLTILPFVMPSIMVAIGFVAFFGTNGPLNDLLALVGLGPVNLLFTLEAIVVAHAFYNAPLVARVTTAAWESVDARMVETARSLGANPWYAFRTVLAPQLLPAVLTGALLTFVFTFMSFPIVLALGGFQLATVEVWVYSLVQELEYAEAATLAVAETVVSLALTYAYLRYEARQSGGGRAANPPPRKRLVPDSPSPLDALERLGVAAYAVVVAVVFVGPIASMVAESVTGPSGFTLQYYEFLVRRQVEGASFQTKPGVAVRNSVLFGVATLLVALPMGVTVSVLTARGGRKTRLADAAAMAPLAVSGVVVGLGMLRGLVFGVEVWGHRLQVTGPVAIVAAHGVAAYPFVVRNVAPLLGGVDRSVVESARALGATRVRALLDVELPLVASGVAAGAAFAFAISIGEFDSTVILATGSSSYTMPVAVERYIGNRTLGPATAMGTVLLFVTSLSFVVVDRLGGRWEV; this is encoded by the coding sequence GTGACCCGCGAGGAGGCCGGAGCCGAGGACGGGAGCGCCTCCGTGCGTCCTTCCGCCCGGCGCGAGCGCGCCGGACCGACCCGGTGGCTCGAACGCCACGCCATCGGCCTCCTCGGAGCCGCGACCGTCGTCGTCCTCGCGGTCGTGTTCTACTACCCGGTCCTGACGGTCTTCGCCGACGCGGTGCGGGTCGGCGGCGAGTGGACCGGCGAAGTCGTCGGCGAGGTCCTCACCGACCCCTTCTACTTCGGTCTCCTCGCGCCCATCTTCGGCGGCGAGTTCGGCGCGGTCGGCGAAGTCGCCGCGGAGTCGCCGCTCGGCCTGTTCGGGTTCACCGCGTATCAGGCGCTCCTCTCGACGGTCGCCAGCGTCGCGCTCGGCCTGCCGGGAGCCTACGTCCTCTCCCGGTACGAGTTCCCCGGCAGGCGGACGCTCCGGTCGCTGACCATCCTCCCGTTCGTGATGCCCTCCATCATGGTCGCCATCGGCTTCGTGGCGTTCTTCGGGACGAACGGGCCGCTGAACGACCTGCTCGCGCTCGTCGGTCTCGGTCCGGTGAACCTCCTCTTTACTCTGGAGGCCATCGTCGTCGCCCACGCCTTCTACAACGCGCCACTGGTCGCGCGAGTCACGACCGCGGCGTGGGAGAGCGTGGACGCCCGGATGGTCGAGACCGCCCGGTCGCTCGGCGCGAACCCGTGGTACGCGTTCCGCACCGTGCTTGCGCCCCAACTCCTGCCCGCGGTGTTGACCGGCGCGCTCCTCACGTTCGTCTTCACGTTCATGTCGTTCCCCATCGTCCTCGCGCTGGGCGGGTTCCAACTCGCCACGGTCGAGGTGTGGGTCTACTCGCTGGTGCAGGAACTCGAATACGCCGAGGCCGCCACCCTCGCGGTGGCCGAGACGGTGGTCTCGCTCGCGCTGACCTACGCCTACCTCCGGTACGAGGCTCGCCAGTCGGGGGGCGGTCGGGCCGCGAACCCGCCGCCGAGGAAGCGTCTCGTGCCGGACTCGCCCTCGCCGCTCGACGCGCTCGAACGCCTCGGCGTCGCGGCCTACGCCGTCGTGGTCGCGGTGGTCTTCGTCGGTCCCATCGCCAGCATGGTCGCCGAGAGCGTGACCGGTCCCTCCGGGTTCACGCTCCAGTACTACGAGTTTCTGGTCCGGCGGCAGGTCGAGGGTGCGTCGTTCCAGACGAAACCGGGGGTCGCGGTCCGCAACTCCGTGCTGTTCGGCGTGGCGACCCTGCTGGTCGCGCTCCCGATGGGCGTGACCGTCTCGGTGCTGACCGCCCGCGGGGGCAGGAAAACCAGACTCGCCGACGCGGCCGCGATGGCTCCGCTCGCGGTCAGCGGCGTCGTCGTCGGTCTCGGGATGCTCCGCGGGTTGGTCTTCGGCGTCGAGGTGTGGGGCCACCGATTGCAAGTCACCGGACCGGTCGCCATCGTCGCGGCCCACGGCGTCGCGGCCTACCCCTTCGTGGTCCGGAACGTCGCGCCGCTGTTGGGCGGCGTGGACCGGTCGGTCGTAGAGTCGGCCCGCGCGCTCGGCGCGACTCGGGTCCGGGCGTTGCTGGACGTGGAACTCCCGCTCGTGGCGTCGGGGGTCGCCGCCGGGGCCGCGTTCGCGTTCGCCATCTCCATCGGCGAGTTCGATTCGACGGTGATTTTGGCGACGGGGAGCAGTAGTTACACCATGCCAGTCGCCGTCGAGCGCTACATCGGCAACCGGACGCTCGGGCCAGCGACCGCGATGGGGACGGTCCTCTTGTTCGTCACGAGTCTGAGTTTCGTCGTCGTAGACCGTCTCGGAGGGAGGTGGGAAGTATGA
- a CDS encoding AI-2E family transporter codes for MSTSRQWVLAGVLAVAGLLAAAVLFDVLGTVFFAITVAYVLVPLHERFVHRGVPPWWASAAATAVAFVSVLLFFASFGFLLYRRRTEMVGFLLDLPESVAVELLGTVYTIDAGVVTEVTREYLGVVALALARLAPVLALKATLFALLVFALLVNRGQARRALLAPIPHAYRDVAAAFHERTRDTLYAIYVLQAATAAATFLVALPVFFLLDYQFYLTLALVAGFLQFLPIVGPSFLVALLAAYRVTADDLVGALLVFVLGGLLIGWLPDAVIRTRLARETADLPGSLYFVGFTGGLLSVGPIGFIAGPLVVALLAEASELLAAEVNGKAE; via the coding sequence ATGTCTACTTCGCGGCAGTGGGTGTTGGCTGGCGTGCTGGCAGTGGCCGGTCTGCTCGCGGCCGCGGTGCTGTTCGACGTGCTGGGGACGGTCTTCTTCGCCATCACGGTGGCCTACGTCCTCGTGCCGCTCCACGAGCGGTTCGTCCACCGCGGGGTCCCGCCGTGGTGGGCCAGCGCGGCCGCGACCGCCGTCGCGTTCGTGAGCGTCCTCCTGTTTTTCGCGTCGTTCGGCTTCCTGCTGTACCGGCGACGGACCGAGATGGTCGGCTTCCTGCTGGACTTGCCCGAGAGCGTCGCCGTCGAGTTGCTGGGGACGGTCTACACCATCGACGCCGGGGTCGTGACCGAGGTCACGCGCGAGTACCTCGGCGTCGTCGCGCTCGCGCTCGCTCGCCTCGCGCCCGTCCTCGCGCTCAAGGCCACCCTGTTCGCGCTACTGGTGTTCGCCCTGCTGGTCAACCGCGGGCAGGCCCGGCGCGCCCTCCTCGCGCCGATTCCCCACGCGTATCGGGACGTGGCGGCCGCGTTCCACGAGCGCACCCGCGACACGCTCTACGCCATCTACGTCCTGCAGGCCGCGACGGCCGCCGCGACGTTCCTCGTCGCGCTCCCCGTCTTCTTCCTGCTGGACTACCAGTTCTACCTCACGCTCGCGCTCGTCGCGGGGTTCCTCCAGTTCCTCCCCATCGTCGGCCCCTCGTTTCTGGTCGCCCTGCTCGCGGCCTACCGCGTCACCGCCGACGACCTCGTGGGCGCACTCCTCGTCTTCGTGTTGGGTGGCCTGCTCATCGGCTGGCTGCCGGACGCGGTCATCCGGACCCGACTCGCCCGCGAGACGGCCGACCTGCCGGGGAGCCTCTACTTCGTCGGGTTCACCGGCGGCCTGCTCAGCGTCGGTCCCATCGGGTTCATCGCCGGACCGCTGGTCGTCGCCCTCCTCGCGGAGGCCAGCGAACTGCTCGCCGCCGAAGTGAACGGGAAGGCCGAGTGA
- a CDS encoding outer membrane protein assembly factor BamB family protein, with the protein MSRLVLLRTFGLPEFSALDGALAVTFVVSTAAAIVTYGAYLAAVLRDRYADGRRRPRDDYDPTLRERLAWWVLFLLPTATIGYLALGAVAARFFFALPFTVLSALVFGLFGLHLVAPVAFHVESAAVRRRTSWDPSGVYYLTIVATGLGALLGALYLYQRHRHLRAAASEGEIESVDSDATDSDSDADTIGPDADTIESDEGLPDSDADADADGGVGPAWLPAVSRRNLLQVGAVGYAGYMASRFVGPWVENEATQLLFGSPPDLTGEVAGWPMRNYGPRQTAANPSARLSSGDLAVETLYTGRDPNAEDGPVYADGTLYFCDRQAVRAIDAETGEERWTYREKETGPFADDETWAVPHAIATDGDSVFVSINLGLTALNAATGRKRWHYETNALFRDLTVAGNTALLGDHGVTAVDTTTGARRWRVEWTTGPSTPAAVADGRVFATHNASTDDGNHEWVVRAFDGATGDAAWTRRVDLGSEGHAGNTPVVDGTLYVGGRDLFALDAATGETRWTRENAVGDGWGYRLAADGDRLYAIPGGSVAEFGSVRAFDAESGDPLWSMESPPDTDVAGAVAGETLCLTYEEELRLVDGATGERLRTVERDFGFPDPPRIVGDRIFVEGWEELFEVTAAE; encoded by the coding sequence ATGTCTCGATTGGTCCTCCTCCGGACGTTCGGTCTCCCGGAGTTCTCCGCCCTCGACGGGGCGCTGGCTGTCACCTTCGTCGTCTCGACGGCCGCGGCGATAGTCACCTACGGTGCCTACCTCGCGGCGGTCCTGCGCGACCGGTACGCGGACGGGCGGCGTCGCCCCCGCGACGACTACGACCCGACTCTCCGCGAGCGACTCGCTTGGTGGGTCCTCTTTCTGCTCCCCACCGCGACGATAGGCTACCTCGCCCTCGGGGCCGTCGCGGCGCGATTCTTCTTTGCACTCCCGTTCACGGTCCTCTCGGCCCTCGTGTTCGGACTGTTCGGTCTCCACCTCGTCGCGCCGGTCGCGTTCCACGTCGAGAGCGCGGCCGTCCGACGACGGACCTCGTGGGACCCCTCGGGAGTCTACTACCTCACGATAGTCGCGACGGGACTCGGGGCGCTCCTCGGTGCGCTCTACCTGTACCAGCGACACCGACACCTCCGCGCGGCGGCGTCCGAGGGCGAAATCGAGAGCGTGGACTCGGACGCCACCGACTCCGACTCCGACGCCGACACTATCGGCCCGGACGCGGATACCATCGAATCGGACGAGGGTCTCCCCGACTCGGATGCCGATGCCGATGCCGACGGCGGCGTCGGTCCCGCGTGGCTCCCGGCGGTCTCGCGCCGCAATCTCCTGCAAGTCGGTGCGGTCGGCTACGCTGGCTACATGGCGTCCCGGTTCGTCGGCCCGTGGGTCGAGAACGAAGCCACGCAACTGCTCTTCGGGTCGCCCCCCGACTTGACCGGCGAGGTGGCCGGGTGGCCGATGCGCAACTACGGGCCGAGACAGACCGCCGCGAACCCGTCCGCGCGGCTCTCCTCGGGTGACCTCGCCGTCGAGACACTCTACACCGGCCGGGACCCGAACGCGGAGGACGGCCCGGTCTACGCCGACGGGACCCTCTACTTCTGCGACCGACAGGCCGTGAGAGCCATCGACGCCGAGACCGGCGAGGAGCGCTGGACCTACCGCGAAAAGGAGACCGGTCCCTTCGCCGACGACGAGACGTGGGCGGTGCCACACGCCATCGCGACCGACGGCGACTCGGTGTTCGTCTCGATAAACCTCGGGCTGACCGCCCTAAACGCCGCGACCGGCCGGAAACGGTGGCACTACGAGACGAACGCGCTGTTCCGCGACCTGACGGTAGCCGGGAACACGGCGCTCCTCGGCGACCATGGCGTCACCGCCGTCGATACGACGACCGGCGCGAGGAGGTGGCGGGTCGAGTGGACCACCGGGCCATCGACCCCGGCCGCGGTCGCCGACGGGCGGGTGTTCGCCACCCACAACGCGAGTACCGACGACGGGAACCACGAGTGGGTCGTGCGGGCTTTCGACGGCGCGACCGGCGACGCGGCGTGGACCCGGCGCGTGGACCTCGGGTCGGAGGGCCACGCGGGCAACACGCCGGTCGTGGACGGGACGCTCTACGTCGGCGGGAGGGACCTCTTCGCACTCGACGCCGCGACCGGCGAGACGCGCTGGACGCGCGAGAACGCGGTCGGCGACGGTTGGGGGTACAGACTCGCCGCGGACGGCGACCGCCTCTACGCGATTCCGGGCGGGAGCGTGGCCGAATTCGGGTCGGTTCGCGCATTCGACGCCGAGTCGGGCGACCCGCTGTGGTCGATGGAGTCGCCGCCCGACACGGACGTTGCGGGCGCTGTCGCGGGCGAGACGCTCTGTCTGACCTACGAGGAGGAACTCCGACTCGTGGACGGCGCGACCGGCGAGCGCCTGCGGACGGTCGAACGCGACTTCGGGTTCCCCGACCCGCCCCGAATCGTCGGGGACCGCATCTTCGTGGAAGGGTGGGAGGAACTGTTCGAGGTGACGGCCGCGGAGTAG
- a CDS encoding ABC transporter ATP-binding protein produces MTSIHLRNLSKSFDGVDALQDVSLDVADGEFFTLVGPSGCGKTTTLRAIAGFESPDEGAVRFGETEMSGVPPEERDVGIVFQNYALFSHMTVGENVAYGLRFRDAPGGQSDDERVAGLLELVDLPGFQDRNPDELSGGQRQRVALARALAPGPNVLLLDEPMSALDARLRQDLRTQVKRIQSELSITTVYVTHDQEEALAVSDRVAVMNEGVVEQVGTPEEVYRRPDTRFVAEFLGENNVFAGEVEGDAAWVGGTPFRLSGLDAPEGSEVVFCVRPEKLTRGPSENAFEATVETVEFLGESFRAHLDWEGRDVTLRADERPTDERLRVGFDPDDAHVVSPSAQREREVADGDLA; encoded by the coding sequence ATGACGAGCATTCACCTGCGCAATCTCTCGAAATCTTTCGACGGCGTGGACGCACTGCAAGACGTGAGCCTCGACGTGGCGGACGGCGAGTTCTTCACGCTGGTCGGTCCCTCCGGGTGTGGCAAGACGACGACCCTGCGCGCCATCGCGGGGTTCGAGTCGCCCGACGAGGGCGCGGTCCGATTCGGCGAGACGGAGATGTCGGGCGTTCCCCCCGAGGAGCGCGACGTGGGTATCGTCTTCCAGAACTACGCGTTGTTCTCGCACATGACGGTCGGCGAGAACGTGGCCTACGGGCTTCGGTTCCGGGACGCGCCCGGCGGGCAGTCCGACGACGAGCGCGTCGCGGGCCTGCTCGAACTCGTAGATTTGCCCGGATTTCAGGACCGCAACCCCGACGAGTTGTCGGGCGGTCAGCGCCAGCGCGTCGCGTTGGCGCGGGCGCTCGCGCCCGGCCCGAACGTACTCCTGCTGGACGAACCGATGAGCGCGCTCGACGCGCGCCTCCGTCAAGACCTCCGGACGCAGGTCAAGCGAATCCAGTCGGAACTGAGCATCACGACGGTCTACGTCACTCACGACCAAGAGGAGGCCCTCGCGGTCTCCGACAGGGTGGCCGTGATGAACGAGGGCGTGGTCGAGCAGGTCGGCACGCCCGAGGAGGTCTACCGCCGCCCGGACACCCGCTTCGTCGCGGAGTTCCTCGGCGAGAACAACGTCTTCGCGGGCGAGGTCGAGGGCGACGCGGCGTGGGTCGGCGGGACGCCCTTCCGCCTGTCGGGCCTCGACGCGCCGGAGGGGAGCGAGGTCGTCTTCTGCGTCCGCCCGGAGAAGTTGACCCGCGGCCCGAGCGAGAACGCCTTCGAGGCGACCGTCGAGACGGTCGAGTTCCTCGGCGAGTCGTTCCGCGCGCACCTCGACTGGGAGGGCCGGGACGTGACGCTCCGGGCCGACGAGCGCCCGACCGACGAGCGCCTGCGGGTCGGGTTCGACCCCGACGACGCCCACGTCGTCTCCCCGAGCGCCCAGCGAGAGCGCGAGGTCGCCGACGGGGACCTCGCCTGA
- a CDS encoding right-handed parallel beta-helix repeat-containing protein: MNRAPTRILTLFLVVGLLASPVGHAAAALSTDSSGASAATTGPAASATDAARADVTYVEDDVTENTTWTADGGPYRIAADVTVEEGATLTVEPGTAVQPAADITITVAGTLTAEGTAADPITIATAPQAPDDVRWASIRYAGDGDSRLSLSHVALENATNAVTVASPAGRISLSAVTVRNVAQDGVRIADVTGTPRVTVEDSTFADVGGRGVAVTPGTGAVGKSRVTSNSTGLSNVTEHQLALRPGLDTTMDAFYVSYRGHGDIGDVTRGSFRQFGLDLNDNGSVERSLLPLVRNVTSPHKNSYEIQLRRSVTIPADATLRVAYKRVENPNTFGTYPVEVAFETNEVAQTATTVLPFRLRSDGGQPALDEATSRAGGVTVRDSTFESVGEQGVFVAADRTRNVRVTGNSFSGTRGSGVTFRGREVGGVVAGGNRLAEIGPTADGIRVVARKASELTLRENRISQADAGVGLYARNGNVEEIRLSSNVVTDSATGVRVYHRPEYYSQRLSLTATGNRFADNRGRGVSVVAPSSRLRRTTFRGNEISGNGDVGLYFRGNEVARIALRDNRIERNDAAGVRVLAGKFLHSSVRNNTLVENRGDGMVARTGLVVHNLSLSENRALDNAGVGLNINNSLTHAGAVNLTDNLVAANAYGIRVAGAFDGRILNNTVVFNTHGDAPVELRDYRPGTGIVVEEGDAGAIFRTGDVSETLRELVDDQQVEKRLDDRVPDTYTVVLRPDREAYVWEGSETALSVRALSEDIPTGVVLRKADENRQGVVVRGNDVYGHVRGMTVNVETLVDANTTTRLFVNATRTVVAERNYWGADGGPTHASIHPEGTGDLVVTRQGWVDFIPSASSPFGPERERPVASVAASPNPVAVGEPVVLSGRASSDADGRVEEYRFTLLPPENGTLENVTGPTKSGPSSPDATATFGTAGNYTVSLVVEDDLGVESASPANATVAVRNESAMPTTTTESATTNPTTTAAFEPPVNATTTPADSSEGGLVPQMSVFTTLGGLLGLLLYGGGLALGGVGAVQTVRRAGVPADGKTINGLAVAGISVWVVSGLLGTDGLLAVGAASGVLWVALIVLLWALVRFLLD, encoded by the coding sequence GTGAATCGCGCGCCCACTCGAATACTCACCCTGTTCTTGGTCGTCGGCCTGTTGGCCTCGCCGGTCGGACACGCCGCGGCCGCGCTCTCGACGGACTCGTCGGGTGCGTCCGCCGCGACGACGGGACCGGCCGCGAGCGCGACTGACGCCGCCCGCGCCGACGTGACCTACGTCGAGGACGACGTGACCGAGAACACCACGTGGACCGCCGACGGCGGTCCCTACCGCATCGCGGCGGACGTGACCGTCGAGGAGGGCGCGACGCTGACGGTCGAACCCGGCACCGCCGTCCAACCCGCGGCCGACATCACGATTACGGTCGCGGGCACCCTCACCGCGGAGGGGACCGCCGCCGACCCCATCACTATCGCGACCGCGCCGCAGGCCCCCGACGACGTTCGCTGGGCCTCGATTCGGTACGCGGGCGACGGCGACTCGCGGCTCTCGCTGTCGCACGTCGCGCTCGAAAACGCGACGAACGCCGTGACGGTCGCCAGTCCCGCGGGCCGCATCTCGCTCTCGGCTGTCACCGTCCGTAACGTCGCGCAGGACGGGGTTCGAATCGCCGACGTGACCGGGACGCCGAGAGTGACCGTCGAGGACTCGACGTTCGCCGACGTTGGCGGCCGAGGAGTCGCCGTCACGCCCGGCACGGGCGCGGTCGGGAAGTCGCGGGTCACGTCGAACTCGACGGGGTTGAGCAACGTGACCGAGCATCAACTCGCGCTCCGGCCCGGTCTCGACACGACGATGGACGCCTTCTACGTCTCCTATCGCGGCCACGGCGACATCGGCGACGTGACCCGCGGTTCGTTCCGACAGTTCGGTCTCGACCTCAACGACAACGGGAGCGTCGAGCGGTCGCTGTTGCCGCTCGTGCGAAACGTCACCAGCCCCCACAAGAACAGCTACGAGATACAACTCCGGCGGTCGGTGACGATTCCGGCCGACGCGACGCTCCGCGTGGCGTACAAGCGAGTCGAAAATCCCAACACCTTCGGCACGTATCCGGTCGAAGTCGCCTTCGAGACGAACGAGGTCGCCCAGACCGCGACGACCGTTCTGCCCTTCCGCCTGCGCTCGGACGGCGGGCAACCCGCGCTGGACGAGGCCACGAGTCGCGCCGGTGGCGTCACGGTCCGGGACTCGACCTTCGAGTCGGTTGGCGAGCAGGGCGTGTTCGTCGCCGCCGACCGGACTCGCAACGTCCGGGTCACGGGCAACTCGTTTTCGGGCACTCGCGGGTCGGGCGTCACCTTCCGCGGACGAGAGGTCGGCGGTGTCGTCGCGGGCGGGAACCGCCTCGCGGAAATCGGGCCGACCGCCGACGGCATCCGGGTCGTCGCGCGGAAAGCCTCGGAGTTGACCCTCCGCGAGAACCGCATCTCCCAAGCCGACGCTGGCGTCGGCCTCTACGCCCGCAACGGGAACGTCGAGGAGATTCGGCTCTCCTCGAACGTCGTCACCGACAGCGCGACCGGCGTGCGCGTCTATCACCGGCCGGAGTACTACTCCCAGCGACTCTCGCTGACGGCGACCGGAAATCGGTTCGCCGACAACCGCGGCCGGGGCGTCTCGGTCGTCGCGCCCTCGTCGCGTCTCAGGCGGACGACGTTCCGGGGCAACGAGATTTCGGGTAACGGCGACGTTGGTCTCTACTTCCGGGGGAACGAGGTCGCCAGAATCGCGCTCCGGGACAACCGAATCGAGCGCAACGACGCCGCCGGGGTGCGCGTCCTCGCCGGAAAGTTCCTCCACTCGTCGGTCCGGAACAACACGCTCGTGGAGAACCGCGGCGACGGGATGGTCGCGCGGACGGGACTGGTCGTCCACAACCTCTCGCTGTCGGAGAATCGCGCGCTCGACAACGCGGGCGTCGGCCTCAACATCAACAACAGTCTGACCCACGCCGGAGCGGTGAACCTGACCGACAACCTCGTCGCCGCCAATGCCTACGGCATCCGGGTCGCTGGCGCGTTCGACGGCCGAATCCTGAACAACACGGTCGTCTTCAACACCCACGGCGACGCGCCGGTCGAACTGCGGGACTACCGGCCGGGAACCGGCATCGTGGTCGAGGAGGGCGACGCGGGCGCAATCTTCCGGACCGGCGACGTGAGCGAGACGCTCAGGGAACTGGTGGACGACCAGCAGGTCGAGAAGCGACTCGACGACCGCGTGCCCGACACGTACACGGTCGTCCTCCGGCCGGACAGGGAGGCCTACGTCTGGGAGGGGAGCGAGACTGCGCTCTCGGTGCGGGCGCTCTCGGAGGACATCCCCACGGGCGTCGTCCTCCGGAAGGCCGACGAGAACCGACAGGGCGTCGTCGTCCGAGGCAACGACGTGTACGGCCACGTTCGCGGCATGACGGTCAACGTCGAAACGCTCGTGGACGCGAACACGACGACCCGCCTGTTCGTCAACGCGACCCGGACCGTCGTCGCCGAGCGCAACTACTGGGGTGCCGACGGCGGCCCGACCCACGCCTCGATTCACCCCGAGGGGACCGGCGACCTCGTGGTGACCCGGCAGGGGTGGGTGGACTTCATCCCGTCGGCCTCCTCGCCGTTCGGTCCCGAGCGCGAGCGCCCGGTGGCGAGCGTCGCCGCCTCGCCGAACCCCGTCGCCGTCGGCGAACCGGTCGTCCTCTCGGGGCGCGCGTCGAGCGACGCCGACGGTCGCGTCGAGGAGTACCGGTTCACCCTTCTCCCGCCTGAGAACGGCACGCTCGAAAACGTCACGGGACCGACGAAGAGTGGACCGTCGTCGCCCGACGCGACCGCCACCTTCGGGACGGCGGGCAACTACACCGTCTCGCTGGTCGTGGAGGACGACTTGGGCGTCGAGAGCGCGTCGCCCGCGAACGCGACCGTCGCCGTCCGCAACGAGTCGGCGATGCCGACGACGACGACCGAATCCGCGACGACCAACCCCACCACGACGGCGGCCTTCGAACCCCCCGTGAACGCGACGACGACGCCCGCGGACAGTTCCGAGGGCGGTCTCGTCCCGCAGATGTCGGTGTTCACGACGTTGGGCGGCCTCCTCGGACTCCTGCTGTACGGCGGCGGTCTCGCCCTCGGCGGCGTCGGCGCGGTCCAGACGGTCCGGCGCGCGGGCGTCCCGGCCGACGGCAAGACCATCAACGGTCTCGCGGTGGCCGGAATCTCGGTCTGGGTCGTCTCGGGACTGCTCGGCACCGACGGACTCCTCGCCGTCGGGGCCGCCAGCGGCGTGCTGTGGGTCGCGCTGATCGTCCTGCTTTGGGCGCTAGTTCGGTTCCTCCTCGACTGA